From Bacteroidales bacterium, one genomic window encodes:
- the rbfA gene encoding 30S ribosome-binding factor RbfA: METTRQQKVARQIQKDLSEIIQHLTKEATQGKMITVTVVRMSPDLSLAKVYLSVFPSDGSDKFLDNFQLYVKHIRHELGKKVRHQLRIVPELAFFIDDSLDYAAHIDELLKD; encoded by the coding sequence TAGCGCGTCAGATACAAAAAGACCTGAGCGAAATCATACAACACCTGACCAAAGAGGCTACCCAGGGTAAAATGATCACTGTTACCGTAGTACGTATGAGCCCGGACCTGAGCCTGGCTAAAGTATACCTCAGTGTTTTTCCTTCTGATGGGTCCGACAAGTTTCTGGACAATTTCCAACTTTATGTGAAACATATCCGTCATGAACTGGGGAAGAAAGTACGTCATCAGTTACGCATTGTACCTGAACTGGCATTTTTTATCGATGATAGCCTGGATTATGCTGCGCATATTGATGAACTTCTAAAGGATTAA